One Carassius gibelio isolate Cgi1373 ecotype wild population from Czech Republic chromosome A20, carGib1.2-hapl.c, whole genome shotgun sequence DNA segment encodes these proteins:
- the LOC127938553 gene encoding putative SCAN domain-containing protein SCAND2P gives MQSPSGTPFADIIQSLAGLHQEQHQHMLAIKEEQDKRFEALLRAQHEDRELFRSWVDREARATPSFKDQTSPLPLNKMGPQDDPEAFLDLFEKSAEARGWPPADWPLRLIPLLSGEAQVAAHQLPVQNLLAYQDLKRAILQRVGRTPEQHRQRFRTLTLEESGRPFVMAQQLRDSCRKWLMADSSDVEDVIDRVVLEQFVAKLPRKTAQWVQCHRPTSLNQAIQLAEDQMVACPGVGDPLPSASLSSSLSSPPLSLPKSVPLPRSRGGLPSKLAPRWRTNYGAESPAGPRAPPRGGTSPMGSVPQAPASPLSPRQSLDLLPAARVAVKSGPACWRCGDPGHFIDRCPVMEVGTLIRVPDAPKAALDQAGLYQIP, from the exons atgcaatctccgtcaggtacgccatttgcggacatcatccagtcgctcgccggtcttcatcaggaacaacatcaacacatgctGGCGATCAAGGAGGAGCAGGACAAACGCTTCGAGGCGCTCCTCCGGGCCCAGCATGAAGACCGCGAGCTATTCCGGAGCTGGGTAGACCGGGAGGCCCGGGCCACCCCTTCGTTTAAAGACCAGACATCTCCTCTGCCGCTCAACAAGATGGGGCCTCAGGATGacccggaggccttcctggacctGTTTGAAAAATCGGCAGAGGCTCGAGGGTGGCCCCCTGCGGACTGGCCCCTGCGGCTCATTCCCCTGCTGTCCGGGGAAGCGCAGGTGGCCGCTCACCAACTGCCAGTCCAAAACCTCCTGGCCTACCAGGACCTCAAGCGTGCCATCCTCCAGCGGGTCGGTCGGACTCCGGAGCAACATCGCCAGAGGTTCAGGACTCTAACCCTGGAAGAGTCTGGCCGGCCCTTCGTGAtggcacagcagctccgggattcctgccgcaagtggttgatggccgacagtagcgacgtcgaggacgtgatcgatcgtgtggtactggagcagttcgtggccaagctgccaaggaagacagcgcagtgggtccagtgccaccgcccgacgtcgctgaaccaggccatccagctggcggaagaccaaatggtggcgtgtccaggggtcggcgaccccttaccatctgcttctctctcttcttctctctcctcccctcccctctctctccctaaaTCTGTCCCTCTCCCCAGGTCCCGTGGGGGGCTTCCGTCGAAGCTAGCCCCGAGGTGGAGGACGAATTACGGGGCTGAGTCACCAGCAGGTCCCAGGGCTCCTCCCAGGGGTGGGACCTCGCCCATGGGATCCGTTCCCCAGGCCCCGGCCTCTCCGCTCTCTCCTCGCCAATCGCTTGACCTACTTCCTGCCGCCAGGGTGGCGGTAAAGTCTGGgccggcctgttggcgttgcggggacccagGGCATTTTATCGATAGGTGTCCGGTGATGGAAGTGGGGACGTTGATCCGGGTCCCCGACGCGCCAAAGGCTGCCCTCGATCAGGCTGGCTTATACCAAATACCA taa